In the Acomys russatus chromosome 20, mAcoRus1.1, whole genome shotgun sequence genome, TTAAATTCTACTGAAACAGGCTGCATGCAGATGTAGTCATTAACACCTCCCTTTGCTGACTATGTGCAGCTATTAACAATTCGCATTCCACTTTAGTGAGTGGAAGAACATTTACTCCACTGAAGCTGGGTTCCAGGACGGCTTAGCACGGGTACTCTACAGTGCATGAGAAGCACGTCCACAGTcacacaaaagtgaaaaaaaaaatcagctcgaTGAGACCCCCTCCTCCCaacagctccccctccctccaataTGAGACCCCCTCCTCCCAacagcccccctccctccaaTGTGAGACCCCCTCCTCCCaacagctccccctccctccaatgTGAGACCTCCCTCCTCCCaacagctccccctccctccaatgTGAGACCCCCTCCTCCCaacagctccccctccctccaatgTGAGACCCCTTCCTCCCaacagctccccctccctccaatgTGAGACCCCTCCTCGCaacagctccccctccctccaatgTGAGACCCCTTCCTCCCaacagctccccctccctccaatgTGAGACCCCTTCCTCCCaacagctccccctccctccaatgTGAGACCCCCTCCTCCCAacagctcccctccctccaatGTCTTCTTCATTTTGTAAAGAATGCTGTAAATGTACTGTCCTCATATGAGTACTTATACCCATCAATTTATCAATTTATGTGATACCATCCTTAGGGAACTGTGAAAGTGACAAGGAAACCGAGACCCTGGTCATACCCTCAGGCAGACAGATGCCTTATGACAGAGAGGGTGAACTCTTGACTTATCAGTTTGTCTCCAGCACCTGCTGCTCAAGTTTCAGAAGCTGTTTTTCAAGCTTTGAGGTGTTTACTTGATGCATCATCAGAAACTGGCCATTCAGATGGAAGACAGGGATGTCAAATTTATACCTTTCATACCAAGTGGAATTTTCTGGAAGTGTGATGTCCACCTCCTGTAAAATAAACTAAGACAAGGATAGGTTAAAGCACTCTATTCTATAGACTACGGAACAATGCAATGATATGCTGGCCCCAGACTTTCTAGGGCTGACAGGTTTTCTCCTGTTTGTCATAGGCCCACAGTCATCCAATGGCCAACATTTACAAAGCCGGACTTTTCAGTTACACCAGTTCCACTCAGCTACAGGGCTCTGCTCCAATCCTGGTGAAACAAAACCTGTCCCAGCTGGGAAGTTGCCTAGGGATCAGGACATAAGTGTCTTGGTGTAAGAACAGTCAGGCTACAATGGTTTGCTAGAGGAAAATATATCATGGAAGTTACAAAAGAAGATAAAAGCAATGGGGTCAAGGTTTGAAGCGAGCATGAACACTCTACCTGATTGTTACCTCTGAATCATAGTAAGAGTCAGAGCAAGAAAAAAGATCCAGTAGTATTCAGGTAATGGGTTCCATGGAATTCAGTACTAGACTCCCCGAGGAATAGAAACAAGGTCTAAATGAAAATCATTAAATCGCTTTTCCTAAAGAAAGGCTCCAAGCAGATACTTTTTATATAGTAAACTATACCCACCCCGGCTGTATACATGAAAGTTACCCTGTCTTTATAAGGCTTGAGAACTTCTTTGGCTTCATCACAAAGCGGGCACGGATCCTACAGGAAGAACAGAAGATGTTAAACCTAAAGTCAGATATTTGGTATAACAACCCCCTCCCCGACccaagaaaaaaaccaagcacACACCAGAAGCATGTTACACTTGAAGGATCGTTTTGTACTAGGTTACACAAAACATAACCACAGAATCTCATAGCTACTATTCCATGACAGTTGGCTCTCTGCActttctggttgtttgtattgTCCTCACAGGTGTGCATACAGCTactggcatgtgtgtatgtgtgcatattacATGCTCCTGACTTTCCCCTGACCTGTCTACCTAGCTAAGGGCTCTGTTCTTTTAAGTGAGGAGCACCTTGGTGATCTAAATGGCTTAATTCTTTTGTGACTGGATAGTACTGAACTTCATCAGCCTGGTTTTCCTAATCAGTCCAGAGGAAGGATTCTATCAGGGAAGAGAGACAAGGAATGACTGCAGCACCTCACAgtgttttttctgtttcagtaTTACAGAAGGTATCCACAATGGACTAATGTTCTACCTGAAGTACAGGTAAATGCTAGGACACACTGCTATCTGCACCCCTCTACTGCCATGTAAGGAAGGTGGGAGAACACAGACTGGCAGCTTTAAAGGTCTCTTAGCCACTGTGCCTGGAAGTCTAGCCATAGGTTTTCTTATATGAGCTGAAAATAGACTCAGCATTACTGTTGCTTGTATAAAAGCTGCTCTTTAATATATAGGAAGAGATAAGCTATTATGTAAAAGAGCAGGCTTTTCTTCAGCTTAACTCACAGCAGTTTTTGAAATAAGGGCTTGcatatttctagattttttttttttttaatgtgtgtggccGGATTCAGTTCATCAAATTGCTATTAACATTAACAATAAACAAATGATGGATGGCTTGTTACTTTAAGACAATCATGTTTAAAATTTCTGATAAAGTGTCAAAGTCAACATAAGagcttaaaagaaaaagccacacaaTGTACTAAGTGCAGATGTAACAAGTGTACGTTTTTAGAGTTTGCTTTTATAGTGCAGGCTTGAGAAGAGTATAGTATAGGCATTTTGCTTTCAGAAGTCAGGAAGTTTGTACAAGTTACTAATGCAAATAGCCAGCATGTATTTGTAAAGAGGCTCATCACACTCTGGGAAGGGTAAGTAAGGCCTgtggtcaggctggccttggtgaGGATTCTCCATGGTACTTGTTACTCTTCTGTTCTTGAACTGTTTGCTAACACCCACCCGTCCTTTCTGGTACTAAGAATTCTATAGTTTTGTTCCATAGGAACTACTCTTGTCATGTGGATAATTCCATCTCTAAACAAGAAAGGAGGACTTAACACAGGTTCAAGCCAGCAGGCCAACTTATCTCCTTTACCTATGATTGGCTCAGAAGTGAGCCAACCAGAGCCATAATTAGCCATGAACCTGCTGTTGACATTTCTATAGATATGTGAGATCTGGGTTTTGCTGTAGTCATACACAAGAAGAGCCAATATGAAGATGAATTTAACCCAGAAGATACAAAGCTGAAGATACAGTAACCTCATATCCTGAATCAAGTACTCCCTGGAACCAAAAGAACCCAGAAAACCTTCTGTTTTAAACTCAATCTGGAAAGTGCACTCTACTTGTCATAGACAAATTGCtgacatttttacttcttttactgGACCGCACACTACTTATATCTTATTATGTACTTCACAAGTTCAATATATTAAGATGAATGAATATTGGGAATATTTTTGGTTCTATAAATTCCAACAGTACcatatatattgatataaaaagcaatttaagtGAAATATTCTCAATAAGAAGTTCATTTGAAAAAACTACTTTAACATTGCAtttgggagtggggggtgggagggttcagataaggtcttgctatgtagccctggctggcttggtacttgctatgtagcctaggcctATACTAAATATGCTGCAATCCTACTGCCTAACTCTgattctcaagtgctggggaaCACAGGTGTGGACCACTGCAACTGTCAACTGGCAGACTTTGTTATCAGAATTTAAATGGTCAAATGGCTAAAATCTGAAAAATCTATCAAAAAGACTTTTTGTTTGAATTGCtatgtttaaaaagtaacatCACAAAGTGATGTTAATTATCAAAAGGACATTATTGATGATTGGACTACAAATTTACATGGTGAAAAACTCTTGAAAATTTCAAAccaaggctcagtggttaaagcacttgcaGTGCAAGCCTGGGGACTGGAGTCAGATCCCTAGAACCTCTGCAAACACTGGGTGGGTGTGCTGGCTCACCTGGAAGTCCAATGCTTCTAAGGCAGAATCAACtgaaagaccctgcttcaaagaaTAAGGTGGGGGGTGACTGAGGGAAGACTCCTGCTATCAATCTCAGCCCTCCATATgcatctgcatacacatgtgtcCACATACATAGgaaaaggtacacacacacacacacacacacacacacacacacacacacacacacacacacacactacccctgTGGCTTAACAGTAGTGCCAGGGATAAGAAAACAAGTATACTTGGTTTTCATAATTCATTGGTTCTTTACTTGTGGATTTGCCTACATAATGAAGTTTACAAACCCCCAGACAATACTGAAAGCATTTTTACAGTCCCTCACGAACAGGCTTAAGCACGAAGCTATAACAAGCCTGAGTTGCCAGTTGATCTTACATTTCTAAAGTAGGGTCCAATGCTAATGCTTTGCCTCCTTGTTTTAGCTTCCCTACTGTAAATATAAGTTAGTATCTATATGAATGGTCCCATGGGTGCTACTGTAGGGGTTGTGGCCTTTTATTtcctgttgtgttttttgttggtgatttaaaaaaaaaaaaataacaaaaaaccaaaaaacagtttCTAAGCATGGTGCTAAAAGAAAGCTGTGTTGTGCCTCatggaaaaaatacaaatgttAGACAAGCTTCATTTAGGCATGAGTGGTAGTGTTGTTGGCCAGGAGCAAAATGCTAATGACTAAATAATATGTATTGAATAAGACATCActaaacagaaacacacataaacaaaggTTATGCATTTAGTTGGTTCACAAAAATACTGTGCCCAGGGGCTCATGGGAACTCAGGTCAGTACTTTTCCTAGGTTTAGTATTTGCTCGTTCAATGTTTACGGTATTTTTAGGACATAACTACCACAATAGCAAGAACTGACTTATTTCTAAATAGCACAATTTTAACCATCCTATCTATAATctatagttcttttttaaatgtagggGCAAATGACCATTATATATATTAGTGTACCCTCAATAATTGAGAAACAGTGAGGCGTCTGGGGAGAAAAAGCTTAAGAACAGGTCCGAAGAAGTTTCCCACTGCTTTTCTTTACAGATTTGACcccttttcgtgtgtgtgtgtgtgtgtgtgtgtgtgtatgtgtgtatatatgtgtaaaatatttttcacCCAACTataataatactttattttttaagttgtaatTTTAGTTTTCCACTCAGTACCTTTGTGAATAAGGTCAGCACAGGCAGAGCTGTGTTAGAGGCAGAGAGATTTCGCAAGAGTCCAAAGGAGGATTTGGCAATCTGCAGGCTATTTCCTTGAAACCAGCGCATTTTAATTctgccaaaagaaaaataagccaatAAACTTAATGCACCATCAACTGTGATCCTTAGAATACAAGCAGTAACTTGCAAGCTTATGATTGGATCTGAAAGCTTCAGAATTGTATCTTGGAGTCCAGGAGTGTTAGAGAGGCCCAGATGTTTGGCTAGTGTCCACAATAAATTCACTGTACTCCAGACAAAACAGAACTtagaactaaaacaaaacaaaagaacaataacaacaacaacaacaaaacccctcaaaaacccaaaccctatTTATGGATTAGTTTTATACCTAATCACTTGGTTTTTGTAAGCCAATTTCATGagtttgttaatttgaatatgaAATTAAATTTCAAGTGCACATGTTGCTAAGATCCTGATGAAAACGAGATGTCCTGAGATGGTTTTTAGTCATAAGGACAGTTTACTCTTATTGGCAAGCACCCAATACTACCttccatagttttgtttttttttaaaggtacacCTGACAGCGTAAGCCATCTCTCTCCTACACCAAAAGAGACGGAGGCATTCAAAGACGCAAGCAGACAAACTGTAAGTGAGAACCAGGCTGAGCTAACTTGTCAGGGAAAAAGTCTTTTCAACACCTTaagaagtattttaaaaggaTAGTGCCATGGTTTTCAAGAGCTTCACACACAAACGTACCGGTGTTTTTATTGGAGAGATTCCAGAAGGAACAGTTTAATAGCAGCACGTCAAACACTGGGCTTTGAAGCTTCCTCATTCTGCTGCTCTGCTTGACTAAGACACCCTATTattcccagctattccactgAGCCTTCAGCTTTGTCTATAAATGTTACAATTTCActtctaaaacacacacatatagttaccTTTACCACTTACCACTATTCCCAAGATAAACTTTGCTGGGATCACAACTTCTTAATTTTACTTTACCTCTCCAACTCTATCTACCACTCTCTCCTCCTGTGAAAATTCTCCAGCTAGTCCTTCAACACCCAGAGACCGCTTCTTCACCAGAAGCACCGCACTTGCTCTTTTTCTCCACATGAAGAACACATAGCTTCTCCTTAGTTTGCCCTAGGACTCAGATCATCTCCTCGACGAGCCTTCTGCCACCTCACTAATGCTGGCCAGCCTGTAACATCCCCATTCACAGAATTGTTGTGAACCAACCTAATGCATAACCTTAGTAAATGTGTTTC is a window encoding:
- the C20H5orf63 gene encoding glutaredoxin-like protein C5orf63 homolog isoform X1, coding for MRWFQGNSLQIAKSSFGLLRNLSASNTALPVLTLFTKDPCPLCDEAKEVLKPYKDRFILQEVDITLPENSTWYERYKFDIPVFHLNGQFLMMHQVNTSKLEKQLLKLEQQSTRAKPSWNPASVE
- the C20H5orf63 gene encoding glutaredoxin-like protein C5orf63 homolog isoform X2, with amino-acid sequence MRWFQGNSLQIAKSSFGLLRNLSASNTALPVLTLFTKDPCPLCDEAKEVLKPYKDREVDITLPENSTWYERYKFDIPVFHLNGQFLMMHQVNTSKLEKQLLKLEQQSTRAKPSWNPASVE